DNA sequence from the Callospermophilus lateralis isolate mCalLat2 chromosome 2, mCalLat2.hap1, whole genome shotgun sequence genome:
CTTCTATCTTTCTGCTCTGCCATCCTGAAAGTATGAAGTTAGGTTCACCTTTCAGTTACAGGGTAACTGCCCTAATTCCAGCTCTTTCACCCAGACCTGAACGGCCATCTTTTTTCTGGTGTCTCCATAGTAGTAGAACATCTCTTCCAGGAACTTGCCCTGAATTTCCCTTTGTGTCTCACTGGTCAGAACAGAGACACGTGCCTCTGCCTTAACTAATTACTGACAAGAGATTGAAAGCACTATGACTGGTTTAGCCCAATAAGGACTTAGCTTCCCTTCAAACACAAGGCTCAGGAGAGGGAGATGGAGAGGtgccaagaagaaaaaaagggtaggtagagaaagaagagaggcCAAACAATATTTCCTGATACAGACACTAAGGACAAGAGGACGCTGCATTCCCCATCTATTCCTGTCCCAACCTCTGGCCTTTAGCATGGGAACAAGAAATGTTCTGTTAAACTAAATTATGATACAGAAAGAAATCCATGTCTCCAATGCACAGTCCAGAATTCTTACCATTATTTTGTGAAACGAGGGCTCAAATATGTGTTGGCAACTTTCTCTTGAATTTGCAAAATTAATTCACCAATGCTTCAGTCTCCAGATCTAGTCTCTAACACGAGTGACTGCATGGACTTTCTTCAAAAGCAGGTCAAAAAGAGAGCTACATGGAATAAAGAGAATTGAAAATGTTAGTCTCACCGTAATTGAAAGGGTTCATGTCAACCTTGACATTCTTTCCAGAAACACAATATGGGATTCATTCAAGCAGATAGGTTAATTGCATTCAAAGACTCTTACATTTCCTGACCTCCTTCTAGCTACCCAAAGGATTTAGCTGGAACCAGGCATGCGCAGTAGTCTCCTCTTATCTGTAGTTTCACATTCCATGGTTTCATTTTTACTCATTCAACcacagtctgaaaatattaattggaaaattccagaaataaataattcatacatTTTAAATTGTGTGCCATTCTGAGTAGTCTGATAAAACCTCATGCCTTCCCACCTGGGATGTGAATCCTCTTTTTGTCCAGTGTATCCGTGCTTTATATGCTACCCACTCAAAATTAGCTTTCTCATTTCTCAGATTAACAGTCACAGTAGTGTTTATGTTCAAACaactcttattttacttaatagtgACTCCAAAGCTCATGAATAGTGATGCAAAGAAGGCACCAAGGGATAAAACATGGATTAGCTTAATCCAGGGCATAAACATGATTAACTCTGATACTAAGTTGCAACACGGCAGAGCATACGGAGTAATACATTGTATATATAGGATTTAGTACTATCCATGGTTTCAGGCATCTACTGGGAATCTTGGAACATGTCCCCTGAGTATGGCGGGGgggactaacacacacacacacacacactcacaaacacacTTCTTAAAGGCCACATATGACATGAGATCAGTTAAGCAATTCTTAGACAACCCAGATCATGGTCAAATAGAGacaccaaaaaaaggaaaaattatccCCAAGCAAAATTATCTccaagcataaaaacaatataccctactggaagagaaaatggaaaataaggaCTATCTTAGTTCATCCTGCTATAACAGGATATTATAGCCTGGGTGACTTAAacaacaattatttctcacagttgTGGAGTCTGgggagtccaagatcaaggtaccagCAGATTCTGTGCCTTTTGAGGGTACTCTTCCAGATTCATAGACAACAGTCCTCTTGCTGCATCCTCATGGGGTAGAGAGCTTACGGGGCTTCCTTTATTAGGGCACTAATCTTGATCACTTCCcgcaggccccacctcctaaaaccATCACAATGGGGGTTAGATTTGAACGTATGAACTTGGAGGGGACACAAACATTCCATCCACAATAGGACGCCATAAATAATGGAACTGTAGCCCAGAGGGTCAGAGAATGGTCCAAGGTCAACGTTTGACCAACACAGACATCATAGTTGGTAGGAAGAAATATATACTCCTCTTGGcatcccttctctctcttccctgtTGTAAAGCATTGAGAAGGATACTCTTGGCAACCTCTATTTTTGGGAGACTcagaacaggtcaggatgaagaagGAAGACTAGTGAGCGGGAACCAGAAGCTGGCTGCCTAAGGCTGGCTGGAGTCTCTGGGCTGTTAACAAGAGTTGTCCTGGGGACCCAGTAGAGCCCAGATGATCCAGCTCCATGGAGAGTCACAACAGCATCTGGAAAGATGCCAACTGGGGCATAAAGAAGGTGCACTGGGCTGGAATAGCAACTCAGTTAGGCCTCCCTAGACCCAATGAGGCTTGGTAGAGACAACAGAAGAAGAGAAGACGTTCTCCAACTGGACAATGGAACAgtgagacaagaaaaaaaaaaaaaacaaaatataaaaacattgaACATCAGGTCACCTTTTAAGCACTTTGATCTAGGGACTAATTTAAtcatcatgataatccataagattTGTCACTATTAATTACTATTGACCATTAGATATCATGTTtattggagaatccttggaaaactgggaatggagccaccatttgacccagctatcccactcctaaatctatacccaaaagacttaaaaacagcatactccagggacacaaccacatcaatgtttatagcagcacaattcacaatagctaaattgtggaaccaacctagatgcctgtcaatagatgaatggataaagaaaatgtgatatatatacacaatggaatattattcagcactaaaagagaataaaatcatggcatttacaggtaaatggatggagcaggagaatataatgctaagtgaaattagccaatcccaaattaacaaatgccgaatgatttctctgatttaaggatgctaattcataatatgCTATGGTGGGGGGGGGAttaaatgaattctagataggataaaggggaaaaggggagggaggggaaggggagggcaTAGGGGTAGAAAAaatagtggaatgtgatgatcatcattaattactctaagtacatgtatgaagacccaAAGGATGTGAttctatgtacaaccagagatatgaaaaattgtgctgtatatatgcagtatgaattgtaatgcattctgttgtcatatataacaaattaaattaaataaaaacaaaatctagAGAACAATAAAAAAGATATCATGTTCATTAGTGATAATGTTAATAGTACTATAATGACTGATTTTATAGTTGAGTAcattgaggcacagagaggttaagaaacACACCCAACGACACACTACTGGTAAGGGGCAGGGTTAGATTTTTAAACCCAGTAATCTGATTTAAGAGTTCACTCTCTTCACCATTTCATTTAATAGCAGCCCTAGAGCACATCATAAAGCAAAATTCCATCTGAGTTTAATCTGCTTTGATTAAATGCAATACTTTTATATTTGGCACTATCCTAAGTAGTTCATAATTTACAAAGGATTCTAGAACCTCAACCTGTCAGTTAGCACTATATGACCTCAGGTTTGTCActgctaagctccagttttcctaACTGTAAAGTGGGGACAATACTACCACTTGTGGGTAGGGTTAAATGGGATAAAACACATGCAGGATTTAGCCCCACACCCATCCCATAATGAACACTGAATGGGTGTTTGCTGCCACTGTTGTTATGGTTActattaatatttcatttgagCTGCATAACAATCCCATGACTTAGGTAGGATTTATTATCCTCATTTCTCAGGTTCAGAAATTGAAACTCATAGCAGGTAAAAAACTAGCCCAAGGAACAAGCCAGAAAAGGAAAAGGCCAGACTTGGAAAATCTTCCAGCTTCAAGCCTTCTTCCCTGCTCCTAGCACTCAATCGCCACCCCCGCCCCTTCCCTGGGAGGCATGGTTATATGAGCCAGATCATTTTTCACACAAGACTGCAGGCAAGTTTGAAGATATTGGAGGTCTAGGCTTGGGGAGAAACTCTTGAGGAGTATTAAGAAAGTCTTAAAGGTGCAAATAAGTTCCCATTTAGGGACAGGCAAGCAGCACCTCATTCCCAAGCAACAGCCAGAGGACAGAAAGGACTGAGATTACACTCTCGTGATCTGTGTATCCTAGCCACCAAGGCTTGGTCTCTGCTGGGCTTTGGGGGTATCTTCAGGCTGGGAAGTAAAGAATCCTTTCCTTTGTCCAACAGGCAAAGGAAAGGATGTCTTTAAATGCCatctaacataaatcaaacaccCTTTTAAATCTGTATTGCACTTTAGGGTTAAGTAACACACCCAAGGTCACACTTAGTAAGTGGCAGGGCTAGTACATATGGTGGGGTTTATTCCATTGGTTTTCTGTAATTCTGCATTTCAACGCACTTATCAAAGTTTCTATTAGTACACTCAGTTCTGCTCCATGGTGCATTTAGTCCTGGGACTGAGACAAAGGGCCACTCAGTGATAAAGTCAGGCCAACTTTTAAGGTATAGATCTtaaccaatttttattttttaaaaatatttttttagtagtaggtgaaaacaatatctttcatttatttatatgtggtgctgaggatcaaacccagtgcctcacacatgctaggcgagcacactaccactaagccacaactccagccccttaacCAACTTTTTCTAAGCTCCTGTTTCTTCATCAGTACCCGTAATAAGATTAGGAGACCCTGGAATTTGTCTAGCTCTGAAGCTATTCATCCCAGGCTGAAAATCATGTGCTTCTGCCCATATCCTTTATGCAAAGCCCTCaacaatattttttccttttaagatCAAGTTCTTAAGTGCTGGGAATggcattggccaaattatattgttatattgtgtacacctataaatatgtaacaaaaaaAATCCCATCGTTGTGTATgattgtaatgcaccaataaagaatttgtgtgtggtggggggattAAGTTCTTATTTTGTGTCCTTTAGTGgtaaggtgttaaaaaaaaaaaaaaaaaaaaactccatacATGCCACTTGCAAAGTTTCATCTCATTGGCATTCCaattatttattcagcaaattATTACTGAACACCTACTAAGTGCCAGGAATTGTGCCCAGGCAGCCCTAAAATAATGACAACAGATACTCCTCATACAGACAATGAAGGCTTCCTGGTAGTTATTTACTTATACCTTGTGTTAACGGCCAAAAGGCAAAGCCACCAACTACACTGGATTTCCCCCATGGCCTCCAGGACATGGTTTGGGCCCTAGTAGCCATTTAATACTCTCACAGTTTAAGTTAATTAATCATCCAGTTAAAATGTACTTTTCTTTAATTAGATGATGTTCTACTTATGTCCACAAGGTGGAGATCTTGCTTATAGTTTCAGGCTGAAAGCATGGTATGAAAAATACATTCCCAATTGAAGTTAAACCAAAAGacaaaaaattaaattcaatttACTGAGCACTTATTTAGTGTAGTATACTATGTTAGGtggtaagagaaaaaaatgataagaCAGTCCCTACCCTCTAGGAAAACTTGAGTGAAGGGAGCTTGAACAAGGAAGGAATATAACATCTTTTAATGAATTAATATATTTGATGTATCCATAGGGGAGCTATTGTAATCCCTTCATCAGATAAGAGCCATAAAAAGGCATGACCGTGGTTCAGAACAGGTTCAACAAAGATCCCATTCTTCAGTCATATGTACTTACCATACCTGCCGAAATACTCAAAAGCATAGCACTAGGTCAGGGCTGGAAGGCCCAGATGTTATATGAGCAATGAGACCCGGATCTGTGGACTTTACCTCTCCAGATACAGCTTTTTTGATGCCTATGATGAGCCACAAATATTAGAGTCTCTGCCCTACAACTCAAGGGCATTTATTCTTTGGAGAATAAAATATAcatgctgccagctgatgaggtaGTACAGTTGAAAGTTCCCCAAGAACACCTGATGGGGGAATGAAAGGAGGAAAAGAAACACTTGTAAGGAAACATTTTAAAACTCTGGCTTTCAGGAGGCGGATTCCTCCCCCATAAACTCAACCAGGTGTCTAACTTGGGAATTTCTAAAGGGTAGATCCCGGATGCAATGGGATGATGCAAAGAGGGAAGGGAGAAGGCCAGTTGGCTTCTAAGAGAATTCCTGgtgggttgaacccaaactccccaccaTTACTTTTCCCTTTAAATGATCAAAACTGGTAGGTCAAATGCAAACTGGTGTTCTTGTTTGGTTTTCATTTGTTTGACTGAAAATTATAGCCGGGGAATACAGTGACAAACTAAAATGGCAGTGaggtgaaatataaaataatatatataatgtagaataagttatatatacatataataaagttAAATGCATAattttcttaaagcagagaaaatCAAATGGCATACAGCCCAGAGACCTAGGTTTGCCTTTTAGTGTCTCCACTTTGCTAACTGTGAAATCCTGAGGAAGCCCCATCCCTTCTCAGTGCCTCAGTTCCCCAGTAGGCAAAGCAGTCTCATTTCTTCAGAGAAGCCATTCCTGACACCTCTCTCCCCAGCCCGAAGGTGATATCCAGGCTATGATGCCTTAACGGAGACCCGGATCTGTGGACTTCACCGCCCCAGACCAGAACCGAGGACAATGGCTTTGTTGAGTGGATGCGGAAGTGAACGGGAACCGGCCTCGGTGATCTAGGTGCACCACCAAGAGGTTTGATTCCCGGAGTCCCTGGGAAAGGCGGAGCAGGCAACCTCAGGACTCTAGCCCGCAGTGACCGGCGGGGTGGGCGTGGGGTGACAGGGGGATGTCGGTTGAAAGTTGCGTGCTACAGAAAGATTCCTCTCCGGGCTGGAGTCACATACTCGGTGGCTCCGGTAGATTCCCGGGAATTTACATAAGGCAGCGTGAATCATCCTGAAGAAAGCACAGGGACCCGCCCTGATCCTCGCCTGGCAGCGCCCGGGGCGCGGTGGGGGTCGGTGCTAAGTTTGTGGATCCGGCGCTGCCCCACGCGAAGGGACTGGGCGTTCACcttctcccccccaccccaccccccagccAGGGCACGGGGCGGGTCCCTCCAGCCCAGCCAAGAGTCAGGCTTAGCGCCGCCGGCTCCGACGCCCCCGCGCGGGCGCCGCCAACCCAGCTTCCTCCCGGCCCCGAAGACCCGACCAAGTGTGGGGCCACCTCTCCCTCCTGGAAGGATCCATCGCCGCTTTAAGGGGAAGAAGAGAGGAAGGGGCGGGGGAGCGGGGGGCGGGGAGCGGCggcggaggagggggagggggatccCCCTCGCTCCCACGTGGTCCGGGCGCCTGTGAATCGCGCCCGCCGGAGGGTCTCACAGCGAAATACAAAAGCAGCTGGGAAGCCGCGGCGAGGCGAGTTCCCAGCGCCGGGCAGAGCGCCGGACAGAGCCCCGCAGCGCCCCGCGGCCGCGATGGGGCTCAGGCGCCCAAAGCCCCGGAGCCAACAAGCTGCCGGGCCCGCCTCGCCGCCCCGACCCGGGCGCCGGGGCTCGGCTtgaagcggcggcggcggcggcaccgGCGCGGCCGCGGGAGCATGGGGAGGAGGATGCGGAGCGCCGCCGCCACCGCGGGACTCTGGCTGCTGGCGCTGGGCTCGCTGCTAGCGCTGTGGGGCGGGCTCCTGCCGCCGCGGACTGAGCTGCCAGACTCCCGGCCACCCGAAGACAGACTCCCCCAGCGTCCGGCCCGGAGAGGCGGCCCGGCGCCCGTGCCTCGCTTCCCTCTGCCCCCGCCCCTGGCGTGGGACGCCCGCGGCGGCTCCCTGAAAACTTTCAGGGCGCTGCTCACCCTGGCGGCCGGCGCGGACGGCCCGCCCCGGCGGCACCCTGGCGAGCGCAGGCGGCACGTGCCCGCTGGGCCGCCCGGGCTGGCGGAGCGCGCGGCGGTGCACGAGGGTGTCTTCTGGAGCCGTGGCCTGGAGGAGCAGGTGCCCCGGGGCTTTTCCGAGGCCCAAGCGGCGGCGTGGCTGGAGATTGCGCGCGGCGCCCGGGTGGTGGCCCTGGAGCGCGGGGGCTGCGGACGCAGTTCGAACAGACTGGCCCGTTTTGCCGACGGCACCCGAGCCTGCGTGCGCTATGGCATAAACCCCGAGCAGATCCAGGGCGAGGCCCTGTCCTACTACCTGGCGCGCCTTCTGGGCCTCCAGAGCCACGTGCCACCGCTGGCACTAGCTCGGGTGGAGGCTCGGGGCGCTCAGTGGGCGCAGGTGCAGGAGGAACTGCGCGCCGCGCACTGGACGGAGGGCAGCGTGGTGAGCCTGACGCGCTggctgcccaacctcacagacgtGGTGGTGCCAGCGCCCTGGCGCTCAGAGGACGGCCGTCTGCGGCCCCTGCGCGACACAGGGGGCGAGCTGGCCAACCTCAGCCAAGCGGAGCTGGTGGACCTGGTGCAATGGACCGACCTGATCCTCTTCGACTACCTGACGGCCAACTTCGACCGACTTGTAAGCAACCTCTTCAGCCTGCAATGGGACCCACGCGTTATGCAGCGCGCCACGAGCAACCTGCACCGCGGTCCCGGAGGGGCGCTGGTCTTTCTGGACAATGAGGCGGGCTTAGTACATGGCTACCGGGTGGCAGGCATGTGGGACAAGTATAACGAACCGCTGTTGCAGTCGGTGTGTGTGTTCCGCGAGCGGACGGCGAGGCGCGTCCTGGAGCTGCACCGCGGTCAGGACGCGGCGGCCCGGCTACTGCGCCTCTACCGGCGCCACGAGCCTCGCTTCCCGGAGCTGGCCGCGCTTGCCGATCCCCACGCTCAGCTACTGCAGCGCCGCCTCGACTTCCTCGCCAAGCACATTTTGCACTGCAAGGCCAAGTACGGCCACCGGCCGGGGACTTAGCGTCACcctgaggaagagaggaagaaccGGGACTGGGGTGTGGATGAATGGGGGAAGGGCTGTCGCCCCTGCCACCGCCTGGGACCCGCTGGGCCAACGCCCAGACAGTGACCTGAGCGCAAAGGTGTTTAAAAACTAATGCTTCACCCAcctgccctctttttttttttttttttaatctctcgcTTTTTTCTTTCAAAGTTCTAAGAGGGCGAACTCACCGAGGCGAGAAGTGTAACATTCCCTCCACCCAGCTTATAAAAGGATTCTTTCCTGTGCAGGAGCGGAGACTGGATCCGAAGAAACTGGCTGCTGGGGTTTGTTCCCAGGGTGACGGTCTCTGTGGGAGATGAACCCCATTCTTGGACatcctccccctcccttcccaaaAAAGGAAAACTTCCGTTTGAGCGGTTGAGCTAATTCTGCAATTTCCTACCAAACGCTGTGCTGGTGGCCCCAGAGCAAGGCTGTGACATTGGCTGGTGGAGCCCCCTTCCTGTGTTCTGCCTTTGTTCCAGCGCAGCGATGGTGAGATCACTGTTCAGAGAAGGGGGACAGCTCCCTCCCGATAGGACAAAGAGAGCAAGACCTCCACACCCTGGGgagtcctggagaccctgacaatTTGTCTGACTCATTTCTGAACTCTGTTTTGGCCTGAAGGCTATGAATGCACTGAGTCAAATACGAATTGCTTCTTCCTGCCCCTCCCAACTGACCAAAATTTTGACAATGACGATGTTCACCAGAAGAAAAACCAGTTCCATGCactttactttgttttattttaattttttattaagaaaaactttttttatttgatagaattTGCCTTCTATGTATATTTGTGCATAAATTGTGGTGTAAATATACTAAACAaacttatatttcaataaaagggagtttaaaatttagaattttaATTCCTGTGGTTTTATATGTTTGAGGTATCTGATGCCTCATCTGCTTTCAGGATAAGCTTTAAGCTATTTCCCTTGTGGATGTGCTTTTAAAACAAAGGATGCATATCCACTCCATTTGTGACTGAAACTTACAGAATTCAACAAAGACAAGAAGAGCTCATTCTCTCTCCTCACTCAGATGAACCCAGTGCTGGAATTTTGAGTTCAGGGAGAGGTTGGGAGAGAGATGAAGGAAAAGTGTTCTATTTCCTAGTAAATAAAACTGATATGAAAGGATTTCACTGTAACATATTCCTATATGAATCGTTTGGTAAACATGCTAGAACCAGATGTGtgaactaaaatatgacaaatgcCCCCTTCTTAACTAGTCACATGCTGCACATTATTTTCAGCGTTGTAATTACTGTGCATCACAATGTGTTCAGATAATAAGCTGAGCACATATTGCAAACAGGTAGAGAAAGTCATAAATTAATTCTTCTCTTTAATCTCCTGGCATAAATTCCATTGCATTCAGGAGACCATAATCTTCAACATCTGGAGCCATCCCGTTCTTAAATAGGTTGTGCTGATTTCCTGGTACTTACTATGGGGTCCCTTCAGAGCAGCCATTGTAAGGTTAAGAAAGTGCAGAGTACTTTGTACCTGACATTTGGATCCTTGCTTTTAGGAGACTGCAAACTTAAGAGAATGTTTTTGGATTATTTGACCTATGGGGGAGAGgattaggttttgtttgttttataaccCATTGGTGTTCTATTTTGGCATTTTATTTGGTTTCTGGACCCAAGTGATCTTGCCTATTATCTTCTTTTTGTTAAATGACTTAAAGGAACTTTTAGTTAcaactttgttttttatttgactGGAATTTGTAAATTTAGAGTTTTATAGATTCACAAAGATATTAAATTTCTGGAGGGGTCCCCTTCTCACTCTGTGCTATAACTGAGTATGTAATTTAACTATTTAATATTACCCTATGGTTTCAGTGCCTTGTGCTAAGCTAAATTTtagctgaaggaaaaaaaaaaaacagtccctAAGCTACTGTGTAAGGAAATTTTTTTccacaggatagtcacagaatgtaCTGATAATGGCAAATATATCTTATTTAAGACATTATGAGACCTCTGATAATTACACCTTTCAAAAAGAAACACTTTCCATTTCTGATGATTAATAACTGAGATTTGCTGCCTAAATTAATAGAGGCTgctccaagaaaaaaagaaattttcagcAACCTGTGTTTTTACCCAACACATTCATCAAGGAAAACAATGAGCAGAAATAAGTTAGAAGTTTCATATGTTGCACGGGAAATGCACCTCATACAGCTCCAGCTCTGGTGAGTTCTGGACCAGCAGCATTCTCTACATTCTTCCTATCCTTCAGTTCCAAGCCTGGACTTGACCATGGTTAACCATGAACAAGAAACAGCATAATTTGAAAAAACTCCTCTCAGATTCTTTAGTGAACCATATCTGCCTGTTGGAGAAATAAGTTTAATTACATGGTGGAGTTGTTAAGGGAACCAAGACTTAATTACAAAGAAGGGTTTTTAACTATTGCTATTCCTTGTGGATAATAGGTAGGCTGTGGCATGGAAAGATCAATTAAAGTTTGCCATGGTCAGTGAATGCTGTCGGGGACAAatcatttttcaaagaaaaaaaaaaaacccaaatcttTCAGGCTGCAGCATGAATTGTGAAGAGTAATGGGTTCTGCAGGCAGATTATATTCTGAATTCTGTCCCTCACGTATTTACCTTCAGCAGGTCATTTAATTTAGttccctcatctgtgaaatgtagATTCGATCAGAGTATTGTGGGATTTAAATGTTAATATATAAAACATACAAGGGCATAATAGATGCATAAAAAAGAACCACTTCAGATTCCTCTTTAAATTCTTGCTCTTCTTACAGTTCAATAAACTTCTACTAATGTTCTTCATCAAAACCAAATCTAGCTGTTTCTAAGACCAGGATCAGCTTTAGACCTATATTAATAAATTAATCCAATAAAGTATTTATTAAGGAACTTCTTCCCAAATTATGGAAGGGACTGGTTCATTAAGCCAAGGGAACAGGTTTGATTTCCACACTGGCTAAAGTGTGTGGTTTCAGAACCCAACCAGACCCCAAGCACTGGGGCAGCTATACTGCAAATATATGAGGGagatttaagagagagagagagaaacggaGATGGTTCCTTGCAAATCCATCACCACTTCTGGAAAGCATCAAAAAGTGATGAATCTTTGCAAGAACAATCCTCTTCCTAATTCCTTCTGCCAAGAGAAAGTAGGCAGTTGACCTTTTCTCCCTGGATTTGACTGTTGATTAATTCCCTCTGTCAATGACACAGTTCTAAACTCTATTAAACATGCTCACCCTCCTGTCttcaaatcagaaagaaaaacaaattattttaacacATCTCAACACTTTTCAACCTTCTGGCTACAACTGCTGCTGGGCAAGTCCTCTAAAACCTAGAGGTTGATTATGTGGATTAAATgagtaaatatttataattattctcaaaatagtgcctggcacatggtagatgcaatataaatatttattggtaggacagatcatttctcctctaagtcAAAAAAACAGAGGCACCTGGAGTTCCAGGCAGGATCCTCTTTCACAATCCAGCTCTATCACTGCTGTTATAGAACACTTTCTCCATGCTTCTGTTTTGGCTCAGGAAGACCAGCCAGAGTGTGTGGATCTGGCAAGAATTACCTAGATCCTAAAATTGTCAGCTGGTTGTCTTGTTTCTGAAAATGCCCTTTATGGGAGTCGTCTATGTACCACTCTGTTTTTCACAGGGAGGTTGTAATTTTCATTCTCATGAAGTTCAACAGCTTCAGGGAGTAGTGAGCTATGGAATTTCgcaacctcctgagccattgtGAGTTATCCATGAGTCACGGATCATCCAAACCTGGGCACTGATCATTTGCCCCTCTGCACACTTGTTCCATTCCACAGAACCACTGATTCCAAAATGGTAGAAGGGTGGTAGGAGCACTAGAGAAGGAGGAAAGGGAGTCCAGTTGATTCGGAAGGACAGGAAATGCTCCAAAATAGAATAGAATACTACTGCCAATGTGGTAAAGAAACCCCCAGGGCAAGGGTAGACATCCACCTCCAAGCTTATTGTGAAGAGTAGAGTATGGTAGAAAGGATACTGGGAGCCCGAGACCCAGGCTACTTCTGACTAATTATATGATGTAAAAGTCATTCACTTCCCCTCTCTGGCTCCAGTTGTCCCACCTGGGAAAGGAAGGTGTTTGATTAGATTGGTAATTTCCAATTTTTAGGCCAGAACCCACAGTA
Encoded proteins:
- the Fjx1 gene encoding four-jointed box protein 1, with translation MGRRMRSAAATAGLWLLALGSLLALWGGLLPPRTELPDSRPPEDRLPQRPARRGGPAPVPRFPLPPPLAWDARGGSLKTFRALLTLAAGADGPPRRHPGERRRHVPAGPPGLAERAAVHEGVFWSRGLEEQVPRGFSEAQAAAWLEIARGARVVALERGGCGRSSNRLARFADGTRACVRYGINPEQIQGEALSYYLARLLGLQSHVPPLALARVEARGAQWAQVQEELRAAHWTEGSVVSLTRWLPNLTDVVVPAPWRSEDGRLRPLRDTGGELANLSQAELVDLVQWTDLILFDYLTANFDRLVSNLFSLQWDPRVMQRATSNLHRGPGGALVFLDNEAGLVHGYRVAGMWDKYNEPLLQSVCVFRERTARRVLELHRGQDAAARLLRLYRRHEPRFPELAALADPHAQLLQRRLDFLAKHILHCKAKYGHRPGT